The following nucleotide sequence is from Planctomycetota bacterium.
CAGACGACGAGGTTCATGAACGCCGTCATTATAGGCATCGGGCGGTTCCCATCAAGGGAAAAACCCGGGACCGCTCGCCGGGCGAACGGTCCCGCCTCAGGCGCGGGCGGCCCACAGGCGCATGACGGCGACCACGGCGATCACCAGGAGCGCGACGGCCAGGCACACCGTGTTGAAGTAGCGTTCGATGAACGCCTTGATCCGGGGGCCGAAGAAGAAGCACAGGGCTCCCAAGAGGAAGAAGCGCCATCCGCGGCCGATCGTGGAGGCCAAAAGAAGCGTCTCCAGGCCGACGCGCTCATGGAAGAAGCCGGAGCCGATCGTGATGCCTTTGTAGGGGAAGGGGAGAAACGAGTAGAGCAGGATGAACGCAAAGGCGTTGCGGCCGAATTCTTCCCCCGCCCGCGTGAAGGCGGCTTCAAGGCGCCACGTGCGGATGACCCAGACGCCGACGGTGTCGTAGAGGGCGTAGCCGATGAGGTATCCCAGGATCGCCCCCGCGACGGAGGCGGCGGTGTCCACGAAGGCGTACCAGAACGACCGCCGGGGCTTTTCGAGGGAGAGGGCGACCTGAAGGAAAAGCGGGGGGATGGGAAAGACGCTGGAATCCAGGAACGCGAAGACGGCCAGGGCCCAGGTGCCCAAGGGGTGGTGGGCCCAGGAGAGGATCCACGCGTAGAGGCGCCGGAGGGGGTTGCGGCCGGCGGGCGGGGCGGGCGCGGCCGTCGGGGCGCCCGACGGGGGCGCCTCGACGCTACCGGCCATATTTCAGGCGTTCCGCCAGGATCTCGGGGAGGCCGGACTGGATGATCTTGCGCGCGGCCTTCTCCACGTCGTAGCGCACGCGGGTGACGCGGATCAGGCCCTCGTCGGAATCGTAGATGACGCAGACGGCGTCGGGGTTCTCGTCGCGGGGCTGGCCGATGGAGCCCACGTTGACCATCACCTTGGCGTTCTCGTCCAGGCGCACCTCGGTGTCCATATTGAAGGAGACGTTCTTGCGCTTGAAGAAGTTGACGGGCACGTGGGAGTGGCCCATGAACGACAGGGGGGTCGTCTGCTGCTCGAAGGAGAGGTGGGCGTCGTAGCTCGTCTGGATGTACTCGAAAAGCTCGGGCGAATAGAGCGTGGAGTGCACCACGGTGAAGTTGTCGCAGTACTCGACGAGTTTGAGGGAGCGGATGTATTGCTTGTGTTCTTCGGGCAGGGTCTTGCGGGTCCAGAGGGCGCTTTCGCGGGCGTAGGCGTTGAAGAAGTCGATATTGAGCTTGTCCACGGCGGCGAAGTCGTGGTTGCCGGCGGTGACGACCGCCTTGAGCTTCTGGCGGACGATGTCCACGCACTCGACGGGATTGGCGCCGTAGCCCACGAGGTCGCCGACGGAGACGTACTTCTGAACGCCTTCTTTTTCCATGACCTCGAGGACCGCCTCGAGCGCCTCGAGGTTCGCGTGGATGTCTCCCAGGATGCCGTATTTCATGGGACTACCGGACTTCTCTCTGACGGAAGAGGGAGCAGGACACGAGAAAGACCGCGCTCACGAAAAGCACGGCATACGCCAGCGACAGCCCCACGTACCGGACGGAAACGATTCTACCCTCGCTGAAAGCGGCCTGCAAGTTAAAGTACCCGAAATTGGGCGTCACGTACGCCAGGGCGCGCCCGGAGGCCGTCAGGGGCGCCACTCCCAGATTTTCGACGCTGGCGAGCATGTAACTTGAGACGTTTCCGAGGATGAAGGCGAGGGTGACCGCGGCCGCGGAAACCACGGCCGGAAAGAACGCCGCGAAGCTGACGGCCAGGGCCGCCAGGATCGCCGCCTGGAAGATCGCCAGCATCGTTCCCTGAAGCACCACGGCGCCCTGGGGGCGCAGGAACGATTCCCACGTCGCCGCCCAGGCGGCGCCGAAGGGGCTCCGCCCGGAAGAGGCCGCCCGCGCGAGGTCCGCGTCTCCGAGCGGCAGGTGGGGCAGGGACATCGTCCAGAGCGTCAAAAGAAGCGTGGCGGCCAGGACGAGCGTTCCGGGCAGGAGCGAAAGCCAGATGCCGAAGAACTTGCCCAGGAGGAAATCCGCGCGCCGCACGGGCTTGGAAAGAAGCGTCACCGCCGTGCGATCCTCGAGCTCCTGGGTGACCACCGTTCCGGAGGTCACCACGATGACCAGGAACGTCCAGAAGGTGAGGGTGGCGATTCCCATCTCGCGGACCATGTGGACTTCCTGATGGAAGGAGAAGAGTGTCAGGAAGCGGGAGAGGAAGACGGCCACGGCGAACGCCAGAAGCAGGATGGAGTAGAGCGGCCGGCGCAGGATTTCGCCGTAGGTGGCGGCGGTCAGGGGGACGAGCGCGCCGGCGAAAGCGGAGCGGGCGCCTGCGTCCTCGGGACGGCTCATCGGATTCATCATTATACACGCGTCGTCCGCCGAAGCGTGCTATAATTGAAAGGAAGTCCCGCCGCGGCGTCACGCGGAATCGGGGGGCTTTTCGGGTTGAGCCCGAGAGAGGGGGAAGGCATGTCGCAGGTCCGCCGGCTTGGCATGGGTCTCGGCGCCCTTCTGGGCGGCGAGGGGGAAAGTTCTCAAAATAATGAACAAAGCGGCGCGATCGAGGTCTCTCTCATTCGGCCCAACCCGTTCCAGCCGCGCGCGGAGTTCGACGAGGCGGAGATCGCCTCCCTGGCCGAGTCGCTCAAGCGGCAGGGGGTGCTGCAGCCGGTGGTGGTGCGGCCCGCCGAGGGCGGGTTCTATGAGCTTGTGGCGGGCGAGCGGCGCTGGAGAGCGTCCCGGAAGGCGGGATTCGACCGGATCCCGGCGGTGATTCGGGAGGTGGACGATCGGCGGATGCTGGAGATGGCTCTTGTCGAGAACCTTCAGCGCCGGGACCTCAATCCTCTCGAAAAGGCCCGCGCCTTCCGTCAACTCATGCAACTCAATTCCTGGACTCAGGAGGAAGTGGCCGACGCGGTGGGGCTGGGCCGGCCGACGGTGGCGAACTTCATCCGGCTTCTGGAACTCCCGCCGGAGATCCAGGAGGCTGTTTCACGTGGAACAATCACGATGGGCCATGCCCGGGCGCTCCTGGGCGTCTCCCCCCGCTCCGCCCAGCTTCAGCTCCTCCGGCGGATCCTCGAGGAGGACCTCTCGGTGCGCGCGCTGGAGAAGCTGGCCCGCCGGCGTTCCGAGCCCTCGTCGGAGAAGGGGAACGGCTCTTCCTCCCGCCGGGAGCCCTACCTCGAGGAACTGGAGCGCAAACTCATGGACCGCCTCGGCGTGCGGGTCGAAATCATGCCCGAGGCGATCGTCATCCCCTACGGCTCCAACCAGCAGCTCACGGCCATCCTCAAGCGGCTTGGCGTGCTGTAAGCGGCCGGGCCGCTATTTTCGGACGGCCGGCGGAGGGGGCATCTGCCGGATTCGAACCGCCGTGTCCCGGAAGATGCGCGTGTGGGGCGAGGTCTTGTCCGGCTCCGGACGCTTGCCCCCTTTCCAGGGGTTCGCCAGGTAATAGTCGAACGGGAAAAGCTCGTGGCTGTACTTGCCGAGCGCCCGCATGAACCCCGGCGCGTGAATGTTCATCCATCCGAAGCGGGTGTACATGTAGATATCGATGTCGTCCCCCCCTTGCGGGAAGGACTTGACGACCAGGGCCAGGTGCTCGGTCCCGTCCGCGATCTTGACCACGGCTGAGAAGAGGCCGGTGTCCTCGTTCGTGAAGAGCGTTGCCTCCCGGATGCGGAGATCGGGTTCGTCCGCCTGGCCGGGTTCGATCACCCAGCATTTGCCGGCCAGCACGTCTTCCGGAGTGATGTCGCTCAGCTTCATGGTCCGGTCGCTCCCCTAGCTTATTTTTCCGGCCGAAGGACAGCAAGAGGCAAGAGGGCATTCCGCGCACTTGGGCTTGCGCGCCGTGCACAGGCGGCGGCCGTGCCAGATCAGGCGGTGGGAAAAGTCGATCCACTCCTCCTGGGGGAGGATCCTCATGAGGTCCTGCTCGATCTTCTTGGGGTCCTCGTGCCGCGTAAGCCCGAGCCGCCGCGCCACGCGCCTCACATGGGTGTCCACGACCACGCCGGTGGCCTTGCCGAACCAGGTGCCCAGGACCACGTTGGCGGTCTTGCGCGCCACGCCGGGCAGCTCCACGAGCGCTTCCATCGTGTCCGGAACCCGGCCCCCGTGCTTTTCCACCAGGATCCGCGCCGCCTCCCGGATCGCGCGCGCCTTGGCGCGGTAGAAGCCCGTGGATCGGACCGCCCGCTCCAGCTCCGCCGGGTCCGCCTCCGCGTAGTCCCGCGCCGTCCGGTACTTGCGGAAAAGCTCCCGCGTCACCTCGTTGACCCGGGCGTCCGTGCATTGCGCCGACAGGATCGTGGCCACCAGAAGCTCCAGGGCGTTTCGGTGCCGCAGGGCGCAGCGGGCGTCCGGATACGTCCGCGCCAGGATCTCCACGATCCGCGCCGCGCGCTCAGCTTCGACGGAAGATTTCAAGGACGGCATCGAGGTCCCGTGTATTCAAGACGTCGCGATCCTCCAGCCACCCTCGCCGCGCCGTGCCGATTCCGTACTCGACGTTCTCGATTTCGGAAACGGCGTGCGCGTCCGGGTTGATCGCCACGAGGACTCCACGCTCCTTCGCCCGGCGGCAATGGGTCCAGTCCAAGTCCAGCCGGTTGGGATACGCGTTGAGCTCGATCACCTTCCGGTGGCGGCGGGCCGTTTCGATGACCCGCTCCAGGTCGATCCGATACCCCGGCCGGCTCAGAAGAAGCCTCCCCGTCGGATGGCCCAAAATGTCCAGATGATCGTTTTGGAGCGCCTTGCAGACCCGGTCGGTCATTTCGGACTCGGACATGTCGAAACGGGAATGCACCGATCCGATGACGAAATCGAGTCGGTCGAGGACTTCCGGGGTCAGGTCGAGATCGCCGTTCGGCAGAATGTCGCATTCCAAGCCCTTGAGGATGCGGAAGTCCTTCCACCGGCGGTTGAGCCGGTCCACCACCGAGAGCTGCTGGAGGAGCCTTTTTTCATCCATTCCGTTGGCATAGTAGGCCGCCTTGCTGTGGTCGGAAAGGCCCATGTACCGGAAACCCATGGAGCGCGCCTTCTCCGCCATGGCCTCGATTTCTGCAGCCCCGTCGCTCCATGTGGAATGGGTGTGGAAGATTCCTCTAAGAGATTTGAAGCCAATAAGTTGCGGCGTTTCTTTGAGGTCAAGCTCCCCTGTGTTTTCGCGCATTTCAGGGGGGATGAACGGGAGCCCGAGCCGATCATAGAATTCGGCTTCGTCCTTGCAGGGGAGAAGGCGATCCCCATCGAAGATTCCGTATTCGTTCACCTTCAGTCCGCGGCGCTGGGCGATCTGCCGGAGGGCGACATTGTGCTCCTTGCTGCCGGTAAAATACGCCAGGGCTGGAGCGAACTGGTCGTCCCGGACCACGCGCAGGTCCACCTGAAGTCCGGTGTGAAGAACAACGCTCGTCTTGGTCTCCCCTTGCGCCAGGACCCGCGAGATTCCCCCCGCCTTCAGGAATCCCTCCATGACGCGCCCCGGCTGGTCGGAACTGGCCAAAAGGTCGATGTCGCGCACG
It contains:
- a CDS encoding DedA family protein, with the translated sequence MAGSVEAPPSGAPTAAPAPPAGRNPLRRLYAWILSWAHHPLGTWALAVFAFLDSSVFPIPPLFLQVALSLEKPRRSFWYAFVDTAASVAGAILGYLIGYALYDTVGVWVIRTWRLEAAFTRAGEEFGRNAFAFILLYSFLPFPYKGITIGSGFFHERVGLETLLLASTIGRGWRFFLLGALCFFFGPRIKAFIERYFNTVCLAVALLVIAVVAVMRLWAARA
- a CDS encoding metallophosphoesterase family protein codes for the protein MKYGILGDIHANLEALEAVLEVMEKEGVQKYVSVGDLVGYGANPVECVDIVRQKLKAVVTAGNHDFAAVDKLNIDFFNAYARESALWTRKTLPEEHKQYIRSLKLVEYCDNFTVVHSTLYSPELFEYIQTSYDAHLSFEQQTTPLSFMGHSHVPVNFFKRKNVSFNMDTEVRLDENAKVMVNVGSIGQPRDENPDAVCVIYDSDEGLIRVTRVRYDVEKAARKIIQSGLPEILAERLKYGR
- a CDS encoding ParB/RepB/Spo0J family partition protein; the encoded protein is MSQVRRLGMGLGALLGGEGESSQNNEQSGAIEVSLIRPNPFQPRAEFDEAEIASLAESLKRQGVLQPVVVRPAEGGFYELVAGERRWRASRKAGFDRIPAVIREVDDRRMLEMALVENLQRRDLNPLEKARAFRQLMQLNSWTQEEVADAVGLGRPTVANFIRLLELPPEIQEAVSRGTITMGHARALLGVSPRSAQLQLLRRILEEDLSVRALEKLARRRSEPSSEKGNGSSSRREPYLEELERKLMDRLGVRVEIMPEAIVIPYGSNQQLTAILKRLGVL
- the nth gene encoding endonuclease III is translated as MPSLKSSVEAERAARIVEILARTYPDARCALRHRNALELLVATILSAQCTDARVNEVTRELFRKYRTARDYAEADPAELERAVRSTGFYRAKARAIREAARILVEKHGGRVPDTMEALVELPGVARKTANVVLGTWFGKATGVVVDTHVRRVARRLGLTRHEDPKKIEQDLMRILPQEEWIDFSHRLIWHGRRLCTARKPKCAECPLASCCPSAGKIS
- the polX gene encoding DNA polymerase/3'-5' exonuclease PolX, giving the protein MDNRAVADVLQEIGRILEIQGENPFKVRAYYAAARSLAGLTEDVRSLVEQKRLREIPGIGEALAEKITQLVTTGRLEAYEELRRQVPAGVLEIMTIPSVGPKKARALWKELGITSIEDLRKACQENKLLNIKGFGEKTQQKILEGIKFAEGHQGQYLLSEALPQARRLLEYVQSLKGVARASLAGSLRRWKEVVRDIDLLASSDQPGRVMEGFLKAGGISRVLAQGETKTSVVLHTGLQVDLRVVRDDQFAPALAYFTGSKEHNVALRQIAQRRGLKVNEYGIFDGDRLLPCKDEAEFYDRLGLPFIPPEMRENTGELDLKETPQLIGFKSLRGIFHTHSTWSDGAAEIEAMAEKARSMGFRYMGLSDHSKAAYYANGMDEKRLLQQLSVVDRLNRRWKDFRILKGLECDILPNGDLDLTPEVLDRLDFVIGSVHSRFDMSESEMTDRVCKALQNDHLDILGHPTGRLLLSRPGYRIDLERVIETARRHRKVIELNAYPNRLDLDWTHCRRAKERGVLVAINPDAHAVSEIENVEYGIGTARRGWLEDRDVLNTRDLDAVLEIFRRS